The Bacteroidota bacterium genomic interval TTCGGAATATTGGGGATTCGGGCGAAGCGTTTAGCACTGGCTGGACGTTTGTAGATCAGCATATCCTTGGCGTCGATAAACCGCAACTGGAACGGCTATATCGCATTTGTGGCATCATCCTGGTTGCCTCATGGGGGCGATCTGGGTTCAGTTATCTGTCTGAAGCTTTTGCCACGGTGGCACGCGTCAAGTACGTCATGGAACTGCGTTCCCGCGTTGTAGACCAGTTACTTTCGGTTTCATTAAGTTACTATTCCCGTACTAAAACAGGCGAGCTCATCAACAGCCTGACTACGGAAATCAGCCGGGTTATCCAATCGTTTCAGATAATCAACGTATTCCTAATCCGGGGTACCTTGATGATCGTTTACATTGGGTTCATGTTTTTCGTCTCCTGGGAGCTGTCAGTCATTATCCTGACCTTTTTTGTGCTCCTGTCGCTGACTTTAACGCGTTTGCTCAAAACTATTCAGCATGGCGGCAAAAAAGTGACCAAGGCGGCGGGCTACTTCACCACTTCTCTTACAGAGCTTATCAACGGAATCCGTACCATTGCTGCATTTAACACGCAGACCTACGAGCGGGGGCGGATGGATAATGCGATCAACGGCCTGGCCGACTCGATGATCAAGAACGGATGGCAACGCCTGAAAGTTGGGCCGCTTTCCCAGGGGTTTGTAAGCACTATCCTGATTGGTATTATCCTCGTTGCTACGCAGTACTATGTATTGCCCGGAGAGCTCGATATTGCGCTTCTACTTGCTTTTCTGTTTGCCTTGCTTCGCATGATGCCACTTGTCAATGAACTGAACAAACAGCGCGGTATGTGGGCGAGCCTGCGTGGATCGCTATTGAATGTGGCTGATTTGCTCCGTACGGACAACAAGCCTTATTTGGCAGATGGTGAGCGCGTTGTTGAGCCGCTCAAAGAGGCCATCGAATTCGAAAACGTTACGTTTGGATATGGCGAAGAAATCATCGTGCTGAAAGATGTCAACATTACTATTGAACGAGGTAAAACAACCGCCATCATTGGTGCGTCGGGTGCCGGCAAATCTACGCTGGTCGACCTCATTCCTCGATTTCATGACCCCATTGCCGGCCGCGTCCTCTGGGATGGTGTTGACTTGCGCGAGTCACAAATTGATTCGCTGCGCCCTAAAATTGCTGTAGTAAGCCAGAGTACCTTCATTTTTAATGAAACTGTTTGGGCCAATATCGCCTACGGCCTCAAAGATATTCCGAAAGAAAAAATCTACGAGGCTGCACGCCGCTCCAATGCGCTCGACTTTATTGAGCAAATGGAAGAGGGATTTGATACCGTGCTGGGGGATCGAGGGGTACGTTTGTCTGGCGGCCAGCGTCAGCGTGTCGCCATTGCCCGTGCTTTGCTTCGAGATCCGGATATTCTGATACTTGATGAAGCAACCAGCGCACTGGACAGCCTTTCCGAAAGACTTGTGCAGCAATCGCTGGAAGAGTTGATGCAGGGTAGAACTGTCATCGCCATTGCGCATCGCCTGTCAACCATTGAGAATGCAGACAAGGTTGTCGTATTGGAAGAGGGTGAGGTTGTGGAGCAGGGGCCTTATCAGGAGTTGCTGGAAAAGAAAGGCAAGCTTTGGGAGTACCATGCACTGCAATACCAACTGGAAGTAGACAAAGATTTACTGCCAGCAGAGGTTACATTGCCCGAATCTGCAGCTTCAGGCCACGAAGAATAACCAACCATCGGTAACGGGTGAGTCGAGCGCATGGGAAGCCTCAAAAAAAAGATAGCACGTCAGGCTGACAGGAAACTGGCCCAGGTACAGGGAAAGTTGCGACGCATACTCGAAGGTGAGGCCATTGCTTACAAAAAAGCCAACAAGCTCACCCTGG includes:
- the hepA gene encoding heterocyst formation ABC transporter subunit HepA, producing MNFRSLITRTISRPSRILLGVFRKFWYYLIFTLCFAILAAICEGFSIGLLIPFLRNIGDSGEAFSTGWTFVDQHILGVDKPQLERLYRICGIILVASWGRSGFSYLSEAFATVARVKYVMELRSRVVDQLLSVSLSYYSRTKTGELINSLTTEISRVIQSFQIINVFLIRGTLMIVYIGFMFFVSWELSVIILTFFVLLSLTLTRLLKTIQHGGKKVTKAAGYFTTSLTELINGIRTIAAFNTQTYERGRMDNAINGLADSMIKNGWQRLKVGPLSQGFVSTILIGIILVATQYYVLPGELDIALLLAFLFALLRMMPLVNELNKQRGMWASLRGSLLNVADLLRTDNKPYLADGERVVEPLKEAIEFENVTFGYGEEIIVLKDVNITIERGKTTAIIGASGAGKSTLVDLIPRFHDPIAGRVLWDGVDLRESQIDSLRPKIAVVSQSTFIFNETVWANIAYGLKDIPKEKIYEAARRSNALDFIEQMEEGFDTVLGDRGVRLSGGQRQRVAIARALLRDPDILILDEATSALDSLSERLVQQSLEELMQGRTVIAIAHRLSTIENADKVVVLEEGEVVEQGPYQELLEKKGKLWEYHALQYQLEVDKDLLPAEVTLPESAASGHEE